Proteins from one Bos indicus x Bos taurus breed Angus x Brahman F1 hybrid chromosome 19, Bos_hybrid_MaternalHap_v2.0, whole genome shotgun sequence genomic window:
- the PRR15L gene encoding proline-rich protein 15-like protein isoform X3 gives MTEVGWWKLTFLRKKKSTPKVLYEIPDTYTQSEGGAEPPRPDSGNPNSNFNTRLEKIVDKNTKGKHVKVSNSGRFKEKKKVRASLAENPNLFDDREGKGQ, from the coding sequence ATGACCGAAGTTGGTTGGTGGAAGCTGACcttcctgaggaaaaagaaatccaCTCCCAAAGTGCTGTATGAGATCCCTGACACCTACACCCAGAGTGAGGGTGGTGCGGAGCCCCCGAGGCCTGACAGTGGGAACCCCAACAGCAACTTTAACACCCGCTTGGAGAAGATTGTGGACAAGAACACCAAGGGCAAGCACGTCAAAGTCTCCAACTCAGGCCGcttcaaggagaagaaaaaggtcCGAGCCTCATTGGCGGAGAACCCCAACCTCTTTGATGACAGGGAGGGCAAAGGACAGTGA